The Methanocalculus natronophilus genome contains the following window.
GTAACGAGATCGGACTCCTTTATTCCGCATATACAAGGTATCTGGCAGAAGAGCGGCTCCTGGACACCCAGACTGCCATTATCAGAGCAGCAGACTGGATCAGGAGCAAAAAGGGTCCGAAAAACGTCTTTATCTATGGCCTCTATGAGCCGTTCCCAATTGAACGTGACCTGATACTCGCCCTGAAAGAGACCGCAGAACAATTTGTATACGCGGTTCCGTATATGCCAGATTCACGGTGCTTTGCAGATGATGGATCGTGGCTTGGGATTGTACCCGAACAGGATCTAAGCAACCAAATACCCCCGCTTGCCCGGTACTTTGATGAAAAGCCGCTTTCAACAGGGGGTATCACCATCACCGCAAACAGGTACCGCACTCCTGAAGAAGAACTCCGCGGGATTGCAGGCCATATACGGAACAGAATCGAAGAGGGGTCAGCACCCGGCGATATCATGGTGCTCTTCCCGGCAATTGCGGATAGTATCGCCCTCGTTAAGGAGATTTTTCCTGATTTCGGGATACCCGTCTCCACCTCCACCGGAAAACCCCTGATCAGATCCCAGCTTGCTGGAGCACTCCTGAAGGTGCTTGAGACGCCTGCCTTCGGGTTTCGAAGGGAGGATCTGATCGCACTCCTCATGTCACCCTATACCCCGTGCCATACCAGGCAGCAGAACATATCGCAGAGACTACAGGGATCTGCTGCCGATATCCTCTCCCGGAAAGCCGGCGTCTCTGCCGGAGCAGCAGACTGGCAGCACCGGATAGCAGCATACATCCATTCAAAAGAGACGGAATATGCCGGATTTTCCGGGAGCAGAGCAAAACATGGAGAAGCTGAGATACGGAGCATGAGAGAACTTCATGCCGGGATCCTTTCACTGATAGAGGAACTACAGAGACTCCCAGACATTGAGACACTCTCCGGACACCTGGCCGCATACCGGGATATGCTTGAACGCTTCGCATTCCCCGTCTTCAGCTCCACCGAAGACGATGAGCTGGCTATCGAAGAGGAGGCAGCATTCCTGGCTTTTATCGGTGTCCTTGACAGGCTTGCAACTGCGGCAACCTGCATTCCGGAGAAGAAGATCCCGGCGGGATCGTTTCTCTCCCTGCTGACAAATGCCGTCTCCGCAACCCGCCTGCCCACAATACAGAACAGAAACGCAGTCCAGGTCCTTGGCATCCGGGAAGCCCGTCATCTCAGAACCCCCCACCTCTTCATTGGCAATCTCACCGATGGAGCCTTACCCCGGCTTGAGACCAGGCTTCCCCTCTGCACAAACCTCGAAACCCGCATGCTTCAGACCCTCTCAGGAAAAGAACTCCTCCGCGAGGAGCGCTACTACTTCCTTGCAGCAATTGGAACAGCCACAGAGCGTATCACCCTGTCGTATCCCGAATCTGACGGAGAGGGTGTCCATCTCCGGTCAGGATTCATGGACGGCCTGCTGGAAGAAGAAGATGCAGGCAGGTTCAGCCACCATTCACGCAGGGGAAGAACAGAACATGCAGGCAAACTCCTGAGCAGAAATGAGATCATGCCTGCCTCTCAGCTGCTCCCCTCCCAGCTTAATCCGGCATCGGTTGCCCGGCGGATCAACATGGAAACATACCACCGGAGAGGACGGGCAGCTTCATCCTATGACGGGATCATCGGGGATGACCCCGCCATCACCGCTGCCCTCATCAGGCGGTTTGGGAGCGATGCCGTCTATTCGGTCTCGGCACTTGAAAGATATGCAGCCTGTCCATTCTCATTTTTTGCAGGAAATGTCCTGGGAATTGAGGCACTGCCTGAGGCAGAGCCTGATCTTGGCAGTCTCGAACGCGGCAACCTGATCCACAGGATCCTCTACCGGTTCTTCAGGGAGAGGACGAAGAGCAATACGCCACATATCTCAGAAGAGAATCTGGATGCCGCACTCCAGGAGATGAGGGCAATAGCCGGTGAGGAGATAGGAAGTTACGGGAGGAGAAACCCGATATGGATTGTTGAGAGCGAAAAGTTACTCGGTTCAGTTGAGATCGGCCCCGGATTCCTTGCAGCGTTCCTTGAGTACGAACTGAACCTGGCAAAATCCCCATTTGTCCCGTCACATTTTGAGTGTTCATTTGGTCTACCCCTGCTCCACGGGGACGACTCTGTCTCTATTCCCGACCCGATCACCATTCCCCTTGACGACGCATCCGGCTCCATCCGGCTCCGCGGGAGGATCGACAGGATCGACAGGACACCGGACGGCAGGTTCTGTGCAATCGATTACAAAACCGGAAAAACACCCGGATATGGCGATATTACGAGTGGGAAGAAACTCCAGCTCCCCCTCTATATCAGGGCTGTTGAGCTCTGGATGGGACTTTCCGGTGCCGGGGGCGCCTATTATGCAATGAAGCAGGGAGAGATCCAGTGCCGGGCAGTGATCCGGGATCCTTCAGCAGATGAGCTCTTTGCACCCTTCGTCAGGGTCAGAGGGGGAGCCAGCCGCCCCCTTGCGGACGTTATTGCAGACACGCTTGCAAATGTAGGGAACTACCTGGAAGGTATCCGTTCAGGGCAGTTCCCGATAGTCAGTGATCCAGGCGCCTGCCCGGCGTACTGCCAGTTCAAATCCATCTGCCGGTTCGATGAGAGACGGCTCTACGAGGGAGATGAGCCATGAAACCTCTCACAGAACGGCAGGCTGAAGCGGCACTGAACCATGACCAGAGCCTCTGTGTGGTTGCGGGAGCAGGCACCGGAAAGACGCATCTCCTTGTTCAAAAATATCTCGACCTCCTGGAGAGCAGGGGTGTCGCAGTTGGTGAGATTCTTGCCCTCACCTTCACCGAGAAGGCAGCAGCCGAGATGAAAGGCCGGATCAGAGAGGCTGTCATCGCAAAAGAGGAGCTATCGGAGATCCATGATGATCTGAATTTTGCACAAATCTCAACCTTCCATTCCTTCTGTGCCCAGGTTCTAAGGGAGTTTTCCATAGAAGCCGGAATAAACCCCGGATTCACCGTCCTTGACGATCTGACCCTGAAGACGATCCGGGAAGATGCGATCCGGGAACTTCTCTATACCGAGGCAGGAGAAGAGGAGAATACAAGCCTCATCTCAGTTCTCAGGCTGATCACCCCTGGCGAACTACGCAGCCACCTGGAGACGCTGGATGAAGAGCGGGAGTTCGCAGAGGAGTTCTTCAGGTTACTGGAAAAAGACGAGGATCAGGTGCTTGCTGCATGGCAAGCATCCGTCACCGCATACCGCAGGCAGACAATCCGTGAATATACAGGCAGCAGAGTATTTCAGGCACACCTCAGGACACTCGCCGATCTCGCCCGCCGCTACCCCGGCACCCATGATCCGGCCATGCAGTATCTCCGCGAGATCGAATCCTGTATCCCTGATATCACAACCGCACCCGATCCTGAGATTTCTGAAGCAGTCTTCCCCGGGCTGATCAGGATTCACCAGCAATTCAGGGCGGGCTTTGGACAGAAGAAGAACTGGGAGGCAGAAGACCTTGTCCTTGTCAGGGAAACCTTCAGACGTCTCAAAACGATGCTGCTTGAGCATGCGGATCTGCTGACCATCTCCTGTCTCCCTGACGATCCATTCACACAGGCAACTGTTGCGTTTCAGAAAGATCTTGGCAGAGTCTTCCAGCTCTATACCGGTTCTCTGGATGCTGCAAAGAAGCGGATGAACGGGCTCGACTTTACTGATCTGATCCGCTACACCAACCGGCTCTTCAATGAGAACGATCTCCTTGTTGAGAAGCATTTCAGGCAACGTTTCCGCTATATACTGGTCGATGAGTACCAGGATACCGATCCCATCCAGAGCAGTATCATCCAGAGGATCATCGGCGATACGACTGTACAATCTGATCGGCTCTTCATTGTCGGCGATCCAAAGCAGTCGATCTACCTCTTCAGGAGAGCGGATGTAACCCAGTTTGCAGATACCCGGACCCTGATCAAAGCGAACCTTCTGGGGAGTGAGGTTGCGCTTGACAGAAACTTCCGGAGCACACCCGAAGTGATGGGGTTTGTGAATTATCTCTTCTCAAACCTGATGCAGGAGTCAGAGAAACCCTGGGAGTTCCCATACCAGCTGCTTGAAACAGAGAGACGGGAAGAGACCGGATCCATAACACTCCTGCTTGCAGATAGCGGGGAGGATGCGCTTGAAACCACACGCAATGAAGCCGAACTGGTAGCCCAAAAGATACTGTCCCTTGTCTCGTCAGAGGCGATGCCTATCTACTGGAGTATGGATGGCACCAAACTCGCGTCCACGCGCCCAGCAGGCTATGGTGATATCGCCATTCTTATCGAACGAAGAACAAAACTCCCCATCTTCGAGTGGGCGCTCCGAAAACATGGCATTCCACTCACCATCCATGCTGGTACCGGCTTCTACCAGCAGCAGGAGGTTCTTGACGTCTTCTCCATTCTCTCGTTCTTACTGAATGAAGCAGATGATCTGGCACTCTTTGGTGCACTCAGATCCCCCTTCATCGGGCTCTCGGATGCCGATATCTTCTCGATACGCGAACTGGGATCCAGGTACCAGAGCCTGTTTGCCAGTTGTGCCGCATATGCCAGGGCATATCCAGAGTCCGGGTGTGCAGATGCCCATCGTCTCCTCTCCCAATGGAAAGCCGCTGCAGGACGGTTGGAACCAGTCGATCTCCTCAGCCTGATAACCAGGGAGTCAGGAATCCATGCAGTTTATGCCGGCATTCCCGGTGGAGAGAAGGCAGTTGCCAATATCGAAAAGATACTGCAGAAAGCACGGGGAAGCAGATCAAACCTCTCAGAGTTTGTGAGGATGATCAATCTTGCAATCTCCGGGGAATCTGACGAAGCCGGAGCCCAGATCGATCTCTGTTCGCAAAACGCCGTCCTCATCATGACAGTGCACGCATCAAAGGGTCTTGAGTTTCCAGTTGTTGTTGTCCCCGAACTCAACCAGACGATCAGCTACACCGGCAAAAGCCTGATGATCGCCGATCCCCTCCATCTCGGAGTGACACTCCCGGATACCGGAGATCAGTTCAGGCGGAAGAAGACACCGGTTCTCACAATGCTCCAGGATATACATCGCCGGAAAGAAGCGGCCGAGAGGCGGCGGTTGTTGTATGTTGCAACGACCCGGGCAAAAGATCACCTGATCCTCTCGGGAGTCGTCCCGGATGAACCTGCAGTTGACCTCTCTGCCTGCAGGAGCCGTATGGACTGGATCGCATGCTCTCTTGACCTTGGTGAAGAGAGCATCAGAAAGAGATGCTGTATGATCACTCCCCCTGGTAGCAGCAGGCAGCTACCTGTTGCACTCTGCCGGGAGCCGGGGCCGCTTCCCTCTCACAGTACCATAACAGAACCCGTCCCAATTGATATCAGCAGTATTCCGGCCAGGATTTTAGCCGGCACTCCGGAGCCCGAAGCAGGTGCAGTCATTGAGGTTGAACAGGAGAAGCCACGCTATGCGGCAAGCCGGATAACCAGTGATGCTCCAGGCCCCCGTCTCCGGGCAGACCCTTCATGGATCAATGCCCGTGCCCGAAGCAAAGGGCTGGGTGCAGCAGAACGGGGAACCATACTGCATGAAGTCTTTGAAGGGAAGACGGCGGAGAACGTCCTGAAACGGCATGGGATTTCTGATTCCGCATACGCAGCAGAGCTTGAGAGCGCCTATGCGGCGTTCTGCAGATCAGCAATCATTGCAGGATGCAGAGAAGAGCATTGCGAGGTGCCATTCAGCACGATTGCCTATGGTGTGCATTTTACCGGTACGATCGATCGTCTCGTGAAACAGCACGACACGACCTGGGTGCTCATCGACTACAAGACAGGCGGGTGCACTGACAAGGCAATCGATTCATACCAGGTCCAGATGGCAGTGTACCGGCATGCAGCAGAAGCAATCATCGGGGAGCCTGTCACACCATACCTCTACTTCGCAGACAGTAACCGCTGGATTTTGATCACTATCGACGAAGACGAGGTCGAAAGGCGGATCAGGAGACATCTGGAACGCGAGGAACTCTCAGGCAAGCGGCCACACCTGATCTGAAGATCAG
Protein-coding sequences here:
- a CDS encoding UvrD-helicase domain-containing protein; its protein translation is MKPLTERQAEAALNHDQSLCVVAGAGTGKTHLLVQKYLDLLESRGVAVGEILALTFTEKAAAEMKGRIREAVIAKEELSEIHDDLNFAQISTFHSFCAQVLREFSIEAGINPGFTVLDDLTLKTIREDAIRELLYTEAGEEENTSLISVLRLITPGELRSHLETLDEEREFAEEFFRLLEKDEDQVLAAWQASVTAYRRQTIREYTGSRVFQAHLRTLADLARRYPGTHDPAMQYLREIESCIPDITTAPDPEISEAVFPGLIRIHQQFRAGFGQKKNWEAEDLVLVRETFRRLKTMLLEHADLLTISCLPDDPFTQATVAFQKDLGRVFQLYTGSLDAAKKRMNGLDFTDLIRYTNRLFNENDLLVEKHFRQRFRYILVDEYQDTDPIQSSIIQRIIGDTTVQSDRLFIVGDPKQSIYLFRRADVTQFADTRTLIKANLLGSEVALDRNFRSTPEVMGFVNYLFSNLMQESEKPWEFPYQLLETERREETGSITLLLADSGEDALETTRNEAELVAQKILSLVSSEAMPIYWSMDGTKLASTRPAGYGDIAILIERRTKLPIFEWALRKHGIPLTIHAGTGFYQQQEVLDVFSILSFLLNEADDLALFGALRSPFIGLSDADIFSIRELGSRYQSLFASCAAYARAYPESGCADAHRLLSQWKAAAGRLEPVDLLSLITRESGIHAVYAGIPGGEKAVANIEKILQKARGSRSNLSEFVRMINLAISGESDEAGAQIDLCSQNAVLIMTVHASKGLEFPVVVVPELNQTISYTGKSLMIADPLHLGVTLPDTGDQFRRKKTPVLTMLQDIHRRKEAAERRRLLYVATTRAKDHLILSGVVPDEPAVDLSACRSRMDWIACSLDLGEESIRKRCCMITPPGSSRQLPVALCREPGPLPSHSTITEPVPIDISSIPARILAGTPEPEAGAVIEVEQEKPRYAASRITSDAPGPRLRADPSWINARARSKGLGAAERGTILHEVFEGKTAENVLKRHGISDSAYAAELESAYAAFCRSAIIAGCREEHCEVPFSTIAYGVHFTGTIDRLVKQHDTTWVLIDYKTGGCTDKAIDSYQVQMAVYRHAAEAIIGEPVTPYLYFADSNRWILITIDEDEVERRIRRHLEREELSGKRPHLI
- a CDS encoding PD-(D/E)XK nuclease family protein; this translates as MAAAETLYHIRPGESPNTYISVAVAAMQQEPFDTLLILPTSRLVHTTRRQLEDTGISFIESSILTLSGYASHVVEKRSGDVTRIGNLEKELIIATLLAEKRYPILDPGQSGGAAIARELRVLFDVLQERKIDYPAALGEAESRKSNEIGLLYSAYTRYLAEERLLDTQTAIIRAADWIRSKKGPKNVFIYGLYEPFPIERDLILALKETAEQFVYAVPYMPDSRCFADDGSWLGIVPEQDLSNQIPPLARYFDEKPLSTGGITITANRYRTPEEELRGIAGHIRNRIEEGSAPGDIMVLFPAIADSIALVKEIFPDFGIPVSTSTGKPLIRSQLAGALLKVLETPAFGFRREDLIALLMSPYTPCHTRQQNISQRLQGSAADILSRKAGVSAGAADWQHRIAAYIHSKETEYAGFSGSRAKHGEAEIRSMRELHAGILSLIEELQRLPDIETLSGHLAAYRDMLERFAFPVFSSTEDDELAIEEEAAFLAFIGVLDRLATAATCIPEKKIPAGSFLSLLTNAVSATRLPTIQNRNAVQVLGIREARHLRTPHLFIGNLTDGALPRLETRLPLCTNLETRMLQTLSGKELLREERYYFLAAIGTATERITLSYPESDGEGVHLRSGFMDGLLEEEDAGRFSHHSRRGRTEHAGKLLSRNEIMPASQLLPSQLNPASVARRINMETYHRRGRAASSYDGIIGDDPAITAALIRRFGSDAVYSVSALERYAACPFSFFAGNVLGIEALPEAEPDLGSLERGNLIHRILYRFFRERTKSNTPHISEENLDAALQEMRAIAGEEIGSYGRRNPIWIVESEKLLGSVEIGPGFLAAFLEYELNLAKSPFVPSHFECSFGLPLLHGDDSVSIPDPITIPLDDASGSIRLRGRIDRIDRTPDGRFCAIDYKTGKTPGYGDITSGKKLQLPLYIRAVELWMGLSGAGGAYYAMKQGEIQCRAVIRDPSADELFAPFVRVRGGASRPLADVIADTLANVGNYLEGIRSGQFPIVSDPGACPAYCQFKSICRFDERRLYEGDEP